A section of the Rhodospirillales bacterium genome encodes:
- the glnA gene encoding type I glutamate--ammonia ligase, with product MSDIFSKAKTPSAVAKVLRDNDVQFVDFWLTDPRGKTHHITQDIVTVDEDMLANGIFMDGSSIAGWKEIHQSDMLLKPDMAKVTLDPFTAQKTAIIFCDVLEPDSKKPYNRDPRSIAKAAEAYLKKSGKADTAYFGPEAEFFVFEDVKFNSSPYEQSYALNHTELPTNSNASFADGNLGHRPRIKGGYFPTAPVDSCQDLRSDMLAALKAMGVPVEKHHHEVASAQHELGIKFSTLVDCADNMQLYKFGVLNTAHAYGQTATFMPKPVFGDNGSGMHCHQSLFKGKDPLFAGKGYAGLSDTALYYIGGIIKHAKAINAFTNPTTNSYKRLVPGYEAPVLLAYSGRNRSASCRIPYSEGPKAKRVEVRFPDPTANPYLGFAAMLMAGLDGIKNKIHPGDPMDKNLYHLPEKELAKIPTVCGSLREALMALKADHKFLLEGGVFTEDMIDGYIELKMEEVLRFETTPHPIEFEMYYSS from the coding sequence ATGTCTGATATTTTTTCCAAGGCCAAAACCCCGTCCGCCGTGGCCAAGGTGCTGCGCGACAACGATGTGCAGTTCGTCGATTTCTGGCTGACCGATCCGCGCGGCAAGACCCACCACATCACTCAGGACATTGTGACAGTGGACGAAGACATGCTGGCCAACGGCATTTTCATGGACGGGTCGTCCATCGCCGGTTGGAAGGAGATTCATCAATCCGACATGCTGCTTAAACCCGATATGGCCAAGGTTACGCTCGACCCGTTCACGGCCCAGAAAACCGCGATCATATTTTGCGACGTGCTGGAGCCGGATTCCAAAAAACCCTACAACCGCGACCCGCGCTCGATCGCCAAGGCGGCCGAGGCTTATCTGAAAAAATCCGGCAAGGCCGATACGGCCTATTTCGGGCCCGAGGCGGAATTCTTCGTGTTCGAGGACGTAAAATTCAACTCATCGCCCTACGAACAATCCTACGCCCTTAACCACACCGAACTGCCGACAAACTCGAATGCCAGCTTCGCCGACGGCAATCTTGGCCACCGTCCGCGCATTAAAGGCGGCTATTTCCCGACTGCGCCGGTCGATTCTTGTCAGGATCTGCGCTCCGACATGCTCGCGGCCCTCAAGGCGATGGGCGTACCGGTCGAAAAGCACCACCACGAGGTCGCCTCGGCCCAGCACGAACTCGGCATCAAGTTTTCAACTCTGGTCGACTGCGCCGACAACATGCAGCTGTATAAATTCGGCGTGCTCAACACCGCCCATGCCTATGGCCAGACGGCGACCTTCATGCCCAAGCCGGTCTTTGGTGACAATGGTTCGGGCATGCACTGCCACCAGTCGCTGTTCAAGGGCAAGGATCCGCTGTTCGCGGGCAAGGGCTATGCCGGGCTTTCCGACACTGCCCTGTATTACATCGGCGGCATCATCAAGCACGCAAAAGCCATCAACGCCTTCACCAACCCCACCACCAACTCGTACAAGCGTCTTGTGCCGGGGTACGAGGCGCCGGTGCTGCTTGCCTATTCCGGCCGCAACCGTTCGGCGTCGTGCCGTATTCCATACTCGGAAGGCCCCAAGGCGAAACGCGTCGAAGTCCGCTTTCCCGACCCCACCGCCAACCCGTATCTCGGCTTTGCCGCGATGCTGATGGCGGGTCTGGACGGCATTAAAAATAAAATCCATCCGGGCGACCCGATGGATAAAAACCTTTACCACCTGCCGGAAAAGGAACTCGCGAAGATACCGACCGTGTGCGGTTCGCTGCGCGAGGCGCTGATGGCGCTCAAGGCCGATCACAAATTCCTGCTTGAAGGCGGCGTGTTCACCGAGGACATGATCGACGGCTACATCGAACTCAAGATGGAGGAAGTGCTGCGTTTCGAAACCACGCCGCACCCGATCGAGTTTGAAATGTATTACTCCTCCTGA
- a CDS encoding trigger factor: MQAVEVKKEGLKREYKVTVPATELAQMSKTRLAEVGKTVRVPGFRPGKTPQNILEQRYGEAVMGEVVEKAVNDGTTNALRDNKVRPASQPAVNIDSFAKGKDLEFTVSIEVLPDFTVMDVKSIKLERPVAKVSDESIEDALSRIAKNNRQTKKVETPRAAKNGDIVVIDYSGKLEDGTTKPGMSSVGYHLELGSNSFIAGFEDQLAGAKPGDEVTVNVTFPADYGAADLAGKKAQFAVKLHEIREPEAPEINDDFAKTLGIEDLNALKKAVRDQMESEYVQYSRQKVKRALFDLLDESHDFPLPEGMVEAEYKVCLDQIEQEKKYKGEGEPLNDDETSELKDIAARRVRLGLILSEVGQANNIQVSDQDLHRAVMDQARRFPGQEAQVFEMFRKNQQMVDSLRAPIFEDKVVDFILELAEIKDKEVALDELTRDDDADEGDAKTEKKKPAKKAKK, from the coding sequence ATGCAAGCAGTTGAAGTTAAAAAAGAAGGTTTGAAACGCGAATACAAGGTCACGGTCCCCGCGACCGAGCTTGCGCAGATGTCCAAGACGCGTCTGGCCGAAGTCGGCAAGACCGTTCGGGTGCCCGGTTTTCGTCCCGGCAAGACCCCGCAAAACATTCTTGAGCAGCGTTACGGCGAGGCCGTAATGGGTGAAGTGGTGGAAAAGGCCGTCAACGACGGGACCACGAACGCGCTGCGCGACAACAAGGTGCGTCCCGCCTCGCAGCCCGCGGTCAATATCGACTCTTTCGCCAAGGGCAAGGATCTGGAATTCACCGTGTCGATCGAAGTGCTGCCGGATTTCACGGTCATGGACGTCAAGTCGATCAAGCTGGAGCGCCCGGTCGCCAAGGTGTCCGACGAGTCGATCGAAGACGCGCTCAGCCGCATCGCGAAAAACAACCGCCAGACCAAAAAGGTCGAAACGCCGCGCGCCGCCAAAAACGGCGACATCGTGGTCATCGATTATTCCGGCAAGCTGGAAGACGGTACGACCAAGCCCGGCATGTCGTCGGTCGGGTATCATCTTGAGCTTGGGTCCAATTCGTTCATCGCCGGGTTCGAGGACCAGCTGGCCGGTGCGAAGCCGGGCGACGAAGTCACCGTGAACGTTACGTTCCCCGCCGATTACGGCGCGGCGGACCTGGCGGGCAAGAAGGCGCAGTTCGCGGTCAAGCTGCACGAGATCCGCGAGCCGGAGGCGCCGGAGATCAACGACGATTTCGCCAAGACGCTGGGCATCGAGGACCTGAACGCCCTGAAAAAGGCCGTGCGCGACCAGATGGAATCCGAATACGTCCAGTACAGCCGCCAAAAAGTGAAGCGCGCGCTGTTCGACCTTTTGGACGAAAGCCACGATTTCCCGCTGCCGGAAGGCATGGTGGAGGCGGAGTACAAGGTGTGCCTCGACCAGATCGAGCAAGAGAAAAAATACAAGGGCGAGGGCGAGCCGCTGAACGACGACGAGACGTCCGAGCTGAAGGACATCGCCGCGCGCCGCGTGCGTCTGGGGTTGATCCTGTCCGAGGTCGGGCAGGCCAACAACATCCAGGTGTCGGATCAAGACCTGCACCGCGCGGTGATGGATCAGGCCCGCCGTTTCCCCGGTCAGGAAGCGCAGGTGTTCGAGATGTTCCGCAAGAACCAGCAGATGGTCGATTCCCTGCGCGCGCCGATCTTCGAGGACAAGGTCGTGGATTTCATCCTCGAACTGGCCGAGATCAAGGACAAGGAAGTCGCGCTGGACGAACTGACCCGCGACGACGACGCGGATGAAGGCGACGCCAAGACGGAAAAGAAAAAACCGGCGAAAAAAGCGAAAAAATAG
- a CDS encoding NAD(P)H-hydrate dehydratase codes for MMQMNAPDLWKDLLPRPRVDGHKYDRGHCIVVGGAKLTGAARLAGVCAARAGAGLVTIVAPQGVGDVYRTAAPAHIMVEDEIAHDRRSHLADARRRALVLGPGFGADADAVIDWLKARGDQRLVLDADGLIALNARAEGLALLRPDDVLTPHAGEFARLFGDCTAQEAARRVGCVVVLKGADTIIADGEDGVENRHASPYLASAGTGDALAGIIAGLMAQGMPSFKAACAGVWMHGEAGLQFGPGLVASDIPDMLPHVLKSLFV; via the coding sequence ATGATGCAGATGAACGCCCCTGATTTGTGGAAGGATCTACTCCCACGGCCGCGGGTCGACGGGCATAAATACGATCGCGGGCACTGCATCGTCGTGGGCGGCGCCAAACTGACAGGCGCGGCACGGCTGGCCGGTGTCTGTGCCGCGCGCGCGGGGGCCGGGCTGGTCACCATCGTCGCGCCGCAAGGCGTTGGGGATGTTTACCGTACCGCCGCGCCCGCGCATATCATGGTCGAGGATGAAATCGCGCATGACCGGCGTTCGCATCTGGCGGATGCGCGGCGACGCGCTTTGGTGCTAGGGCCCGGTTTCGGCGCGGATGCCGATGCGGTCATCGACTGGCTTAAGGCGCGGGGGGATCAGCGTCTGGTGCTGGATGCCGACGGGTTGATCGCGCTGAACGCACGGGCGGAGGGGCTGGCGCTGTTGCGCCCCGACGATGTCCTGACGCCCCATGCGGGAGAATTTGCGCGGCTGTTCGGCGATTGCACGGCACAGGAGGCCGCGCGCCGCGTCGGTTGCGTCGTCGTGCTGAAGGGGGCCGACACCATCATCGCCGATGGCGAGGACGGCGTGGAAAATCGCCATGCCAGCCCGTATCTGGCCAGCGCCGGTACGGGTGACGCGCTGGCGGGAATCATTGCCGGGCTGATGGCGCAGGGGATGCCCAGTTTCAAGGCCGCGTGCGCCGGCGTGTGGATGCACGGCGAGGCTGGTTTGCAATTCGGCCCCGGTCTTGTTGCCAGCGATATTCCGGATATGTTGCCGCATGTATTGAAAAGCCTGTTTGTGTAG
- the parE gene encoding DNA topoisomerase IV subunit B — protein MSVSQDYGKTMSKDLFSALPAKKAPAKKKSGPTAGELLKKGASAQNGAQDDSYTAKSIEVLEGLEPVRKRPGMYIGGTDDRALHHLVAEVLDNAMDEAVAGHAARIEVSLIADGSCVISDNGRGIPIDNHPKYPGKSALEVILTTLHSGGKFNAGAYKTSGGLHGVGISVVNALSDRMSVEVARDRKLYRQDYARGHATSKLTPMGATTKRGTIVTFHPDPEIFGEKAALRPATLYRMCRSKAYLFRGVEIRFHTDIPAEGIPTDDTFKFPGGLEDFLKSELEGRPLVTPNVFADFVETKDARVEFAVAWPGDYGDGFINSYCNTIPTPQGGTHELGLRAALSKSLKDYAARINLNAKQVGLVTPDDVMEGACCLLSVFIPDPQFQGQTKDKLATPQAQRLVESIVKDRFDHFLVGDPAAAKQLLESIVTRAEERLRRKEDKETFRKTATRKLRLPGKLSDCSRQAATGTEIFIVEGDSAGGSAKQGRNRETQAILPLRGKILNVVSASRDKIRDNQEIQDLIQALGVATGAAFRVDDLRYERVIIMTDADVDGAHISSLLISFFYTQMPGLIDAGALYLAQPPLYRLSAGGVTAYARDDAHKAQLEKTTFKGRTKIDVSRFKGLGEMPAQQLKETTMSPNTRTLLRVTLPHAAAIADAMGEPDTAAEPAQNPRDQVDALIDDLMGRNAEARFNFIQANALNIEELDI, from the coding sequence ATGAGTGTGTCACAGGACTATGGCAAGACTATGAGCAAAGACCTCTTCTCCGCCCTCCCCGCGAAAAAAGCACCCGCCAAAAAGAAATCTGGCCCCACGGCGGGCGAGCTTTTGAAAAAAGGCGCCAGTGCGCAGAATGGCGCGCAGGACGATTCCTACACCGCGAAATCGATCGAGGTCCTAGAAGGCCTTGAACCCGTGCGCAAGCGCCCGGGCATGTATATCGGCGGCACTGACGACCGCGCCCTGCACCATCTGGTGGCAGAGGTGCTGGACAATGCGATGGACGAAGCCGTGGCCGGCCACGCGGCGCGCATCGAAGTATCGCTGATCGCCGATGGATCGTGCGTCATCTCCGACAACGGACGCGGCATCCCCATCGACAACCATCCCAAATACCCCGGAAAATCGGCGCTTGAAGTGATTCTGACCACCCTGCACTCCGGCGGCAAGTTCAACGCCGGCGCCTATAAAACCTCCGGCGGTCTGCACGGCGTCGGCATTTCCGTGGTCAACGCGCTTTCCGATCGCATGAGCGTGGAAGTCGCGCGCGACAGGAAACTGTACCGTCAGGACTATGCGCGTGGCCACGCCACCTCGAAACTGACCCCCATGGGCGCCACCACCAAGCGCGGCACCATTGTCACCTTTCACCCGGATCCGGAGATATTCGGCGAAAAGGCGGCGCTGCGCCCGGCCACGCTATACCGCATGTGCCGATCCAAGGCGTATCTGTTTCGCGGCGTCGAGATCAGGTTTCACACCGACATCCCTGCCGAAGGCATCCCCACGGACGACACCTTCAAATTTCCCGGCGGGCTTGAGGATTTTCTCAAATCCGAACTCGAAGGCCGCCCGCTGGTCACTCCGAACGTCTTTGCCGACTTCGTCGAAACGAAGGACGCGCGCGTCGAATTTGCCGTCGCATGGCCCGGCGATTACGGCGACGGGTTCATCAACTCCTACTGCAACACCATCCCGACGCCGCAGGGCGGGACGCACGAACTCGGCCTGCGCGCCGCGCTCTCCAAATCGCTCAAGGATTACGCCGCGCGCATCAACCTGAACGCCAAGCAAGTCGGGCTGGTTACGCCCGACGACGTGATGGAAGGGGCGTGCTGCCTGCTTTCCGTCTTTATCCCCGACCCGCAGTTTCAGGGCCAGACCAAGGACAAACTGGCGACACCGCAGGCCCAACGTCTGGTGGAGTCGATCGTCAAGGACCGCTTTGACCATTTTCTGGTTGGCGACCCGGCGGCGGCGAAACAGCTTTTGGAATCCATCGTCACGCGGGCCGAGGAACGCCTGCGCCGCAAGGAAGACAAGGAAACCTTCCGCAAGACCGCGACGCGCAAACTGCGTCTGCCCGGCAAACTTTCCGACTGTTCGCGTCAGGCCGCGACGGGGACCGAGATTTTTATCGTCGAGGGTGATTCCGCCGGCGGCTCAGCCAAACAGGGCCGCAACCGCGAAACGCAGGCGATTCTTCCCTTGCGCGGAAAAATCCTCAACGTCGTTTCCGCCAGCCGCGACAAGATCCGCGACAATCAGGAAATTCAGGACTTGATTCAGGCGCTCGGCGTCGCCACCGGCGCGGCTTTCCGCGTTGACGATCTGCGTTACGAGCGCGTCATCATCATGACCGATGCCGACGTCGACGGCGCGCACATCTCCTCGCTGCTGATCTCGTTCTTCTATACCCAGATGCCGGGCCTGATCGATGCGGGCGCGCTTTATCTGGCCCAGCCGCCGCTTTACCGCCTTTCGGCGGGCGGAGTGACCGCCTATGCCCGCGACGACGCGCACAAGGCGCAACTGGAAAAGACCACTTTCAAGGGCCGCACCAAAATCGACGTCAGCCGCTTCAAGGGTCTGGGTGAAATGCCCGCGCAGCAGCTTAAGGAAACCACGATGAGCCCCAACACGCGCACCCTTTTGCGCGTGACCCTGCCGCACGCCGCCGCAATCGCGGATGCGATGGGCGAACCGGATACCGCCGCGGAGCCTGCCCAAAACCCGCGCGATCAGGTCGACGCCCTGATCGACGATCTGATGGGGCGCAACGCCGAGGCACGGTTCAATTTCATTCAGGCGAATGCCCTGAATATCGAGGAACTCGATATTTAA
- a CDS encoding LPS-assembly protein LptD, producing the protein MMGVLLAGAGAAALAAPARAAGITLHEVDTQSYDAETVLRGGADFTAGVQVAQAAPDSPVNFENQMAPAAIPSAPPYTKTTERKPVAPPQPAGKPVQPKSSPVDYVADTADYNQADKIVTLSGRVELTQDGRTLKADKVVYNLKDDIATAEGNVVVTNPNGDVYHAQSVELSDHMREGLVDRMFVTMADGSRVWAATGIKESELRYKLKSASYTACKVCATDPDKRPPWRVHAKKVELLRDEHRIVYRNAWLDLGGVPVFYTPYFSHPDGSIDQKSGLLTPSFGLNSQLGAFYSQPYYWGISPSMDTTFWVMPTTKQNVLLRNQFRKRFSTAYLQTDTSLTDSARTDSVNGVEVKKKDDIRGHIFAHGGWDINQNWRGRMDVALASDPQYLRQYGFSDDSILTNQVLAERFQDRDYVLIKGMAFQDLRAVKTDQPDVLPYAEAQWLGDPNGLFGGRWKVDSSFLSLLRNGNGQDVWRGSTRGSWAREDILPVGLVVKSQAGARVDAYATTNREAHALNPAVSSSNQQGRFFPNAQFSAGYPLKSDFKSFQLLVEPVATLYLSPNINNNSTIPNEDSQDVQLNVDNLMDGNRFPGLDRIEDNSHVAYGLKAGMYNYSGGQLSGFLGQSYNLRPGDNPFPVGSGLENRSSDYVGSLNASFSGGKHTLSYQFQVNSHTLRSELHELYGVTRWGPMEVDGNYLFDAGAPGTIYPNSREQIRLGSSVNLNDQWTVRGDAIYDLSSDQSQRGLRRSIFTLNYTHECYDFAVTADRYLANASSGVQDTTIMFRIGLKNLGEYKTDAFKLNGQRN; encoded by the coding sequence GCGGCGGCTTTGGCTGCGCCCGCGCGCGCCGCCGGGATTACTTTGCATGAAGTCGATACGCAAAGTTACGATGCGGAAACCGTGCTGCGCGGGGGGGCGGATTTCACCGCCGGGGTTCAGGTTGCGCAGGCCGCGCCGGATTCTCCGGTCAACTTTGAAAACCAGATGGCACCCGCCGCGATCCCCAGCGCGCCGCCCTATACCAAGACAACCGAACGCAAGCCCGTGGCGCCGCCCCAACCTGCCGGCAAGCCTGTGCAGCCGAAGTCCAGCCCGGTCGATTACGTGGCCGATACGGCGGATTACAATCAGGCGGACAAGATCGTTACGTTGTCCGGGCGGGTGGAACTGACGCAAGACGGGCGCACGCTCAAGGCGGACAAGGTCGTCTATAACCTCAAGGACGATATCGCGACGGCGGAGGGGAACGTCGTCGTCACCAATCCCAACGGCGACGTATATCACGCCCAATCGGTCGAGCTTTCGGATCATATGCGCGAGGGGCTGGTCGACCGGATGTTCGTCACCATGGCCGATGGAAGTCGTGTGTGGGCCGCCACCGGCATCAAGGAAAGCGAGCTGCGTTATAAGCTTAAAAGTGCCAGCTATACCGCTTGCAAGGTGTGCGCGACCGATCCGGACAAGCGTCCGCCATGGCGCGTGCACGCGAAGAAGGTCGAGCTGCTGCGCGACGAACACCGCATCGTGTATCGCAACGCATGGCTCGATCTGGGCGGGGTGCCGGTTTTCTATACGCCGTATTTTTCGCATCCCGACGGCAGCATAGACCAGAAAAGCGGCCTGCTTACGCCCAGTTTCGGTCTGAACAGCCAGTTGGGCGCGTTTTACAGCCAGCCGTATTACTGGGGCATTTCGCCGTCGATGGATACGACGTTCTGGGTGATGCCGACGACCAAGCAGAACGTGCTGTTGCGCAACCAGTTCCGCAAGCGTTTTTCCACCGCGTATCTTCAGACCGATACGTCATTGACCGATTCCGCACGCACCGATTCCGTCAACGGGGTCGAGGTGAAGAAAAAGGACGATATACGCGGGCATATTTTCGCGCACGGGGGATGGGACATTAACCAGAACTGGCGCGGGCGCATGGATGTCGCGCTTGCCTCGGACCCCCAATATCTGCGGCAATACGGGTTTTCTGACGACAGCATCCTGACCAACCAGGTTTTGGCCGAACGTTTTCAAGACCGCGATTACGTATTGATCAAGGGCATGGCGTTCCAGGACCTGCGTGCCGTCAAGACCGACCAGCCGGACGTCCTTCCTTATGCCGAGGCGCAATGGCTGGGCGATCCCAATGGTCTTTTCGGCGGACGATGGAAGGTCGATTCCTCGTTTCTTTCGCTTCTTCGCAACGGCAACGGGCAGGACGTGTGGCGCGGGTCGACGCGCGGGTCATGGGCACGGGAAGATATTTTGCCGGTGGGACTGGTTGTGAAATCGCAGGCCGGGGCGCGCGTCGATGCCTATGCCACCACCAACCGCGAGGCGCATGCGCTTAACCCTGCTGTATCATCGAGCAACCAGCAAGGCCGTTTCTTCCCGAACGCGCAATTTAGCGCCGGTTATCCGCTTAAGTCCGATTTCAAGTCGTTCCAGCTTCTGGTCGAGCCGGTCGCCACGCTGTACCTGTCGCCGAACATCAACAACAACTCCACGATCCCGAACGAGGATTCGCAGGATGTGCAGTTGAACGTCGATAACCTGATGGACGGAAACCGTTTCCCCGGCCTTGATCGGATCGAGGATAACAGCCACGTCGCCTATGGTCTGAAGGCCGGGATGTATAATTACAGCGGCGGGCAGTTGAGCGGCTTTTTGGGGCAAAGCTATAATTTACGGCCCGGGGACAATCCGTTTCCTGTCGGGTCGGGTCTTGAAAACAGGTCATCCGATTATGTCGGCTCGCTCAATGCCAGTTTCAGTGGCGGCAAGCATACGCTGTCCTATCAATTTCAGGTCAATTCGCACACGCTGCGCTCGGAATTGCACGAGCTGTACGGCGTTACGCGCTGGGGGCCGATGGAAGTCGACGGCAATTACCTGTTCGACGCGGGTGCGCCGGGTACGATCTATCCCAATTCGCGCGAGCAAATCAGGCTTGGGTCCTCGGTCAATCTGAACGACCAGTGGACGGTGCGCGGCGACGCGATTTACGATTTGTCCAGCGACCAGAGCCAGCGCGGGCTGCGCCGATCGATCTTCACGTTGAACTATACGCATGAATGTTATGATTTCGCGGTGACCGCCGACCGCTATCTGGCCAACGCGTCGTCGGGCGTGCAGGACACGACCATCATGTTCCGTATCGGCCTAAAAAATCTGGGCGAATACAAGACGGACGCGTTCAAGCTGAACGGCCAGAGGAATTAA